One part of the Mustela erminea isolate mMusErm1 chromosome 11, mMusErm1.Pri, whole genome shotgun sequence genome encodes these proteins:
- the ASB10 gene encoding ankyrin repeat and SOCS box protein 10 isoform X2, giving the protein MPGRRSSPPRWGGHLGCLPSAPACRIWESQSCPVWEPTRRSPLLCRDMALQNALYTGDLARLQELFPPHSTADLLLESRAAEPRWSSHQRGLWSLTYEEELTTPLHVAASRGHTEVLRLLLRRRARPDSAPGGRTALHEACAAGHAACVHVLLVAGADPNIPDQDGKLPLHLCQGAGTLECAELLLRFGAKVDGRSEEEEETPLHVAARLGHVELADLLLRRGACPNARNAEGWTPLLAACDVRCASPANAEATTARCLQLCRLLLSAGAEADAADQDKQRPLHLACRRGHAAVVELLLSCGVSANAMDYGGHTALHCALQGPAAALAQSPEHTVRALLNHGAVRVWPGALPKVLERWCESPRTIEVLMNTYSTMQLPEEAMGLVPLETLQKHHGFYSSLFALARQPRSLQHLSRCALRAHLAAHLPHALPRLPLPSRLLRYLQLDFEDVLY; this is encoded by the exons ATGCCTGGGAGAAGGAGCTCCCCTCCCCGCTGGGGAGGCCACCTGGGGTGCCTTCCTTCGGCCCCAGCCTGCCGGATCTGGGAGTCCCAGTCCTGCCCAGTCTGGGAACCGACCCGGCGGTCGCCACTGCTATGCCGTGACATGGCCTTACAGAACGCCCTGTACACTGGAGACCTGGCGAGGCTGCAGGAGCTGTTTCCCCCACACAGCACAGCCGACCTGCTGCTGGAGTCCCGGGCCGCCGAGCCTCGCTGGAGCAGCCACCAGAGGG GACTCTGGTCTCTGACATACGAAGAGGAGCTGACCACACCCCTGCACGTGGCTGCCAGCCGGGGCCACACAGAAGTCCTGCGGCTGCTGCTGAGGCGGCGGGCACGGCCTGACAGTGCCCCCGGGGGCCGCACCGCCCTGCACGAAGCCTGTGCTGCAGGCCACGCCGCCTGCGTCCATGTGCTGCTGGTGGCAGGAGCGGACCCCAACATCCCCGACCAGGATGGAAAGCTCCCCCTGCACCTCTGCCAGGGGGCCGGCACCCTTGA GTGTGCCGAACTGCTCCTGAGGTTTGGGGCCAAAGTGGATGGTCggtctgaggaggaggaagagacccCTTTGCATGTGGCCGCCCGGCTGGGCCACGTGGAGCTGGCAGACCTGCTTCTGAGACGGGGGGCATGCCCTAACGCCCGTAATGCCGAAGGCTGGACCCCGCTGCTGGCTGCCTGCGACGTCCGCTGCGCGTCCCCCGCCAACGCGGAGGCCACCACCGCCCGCTGCCTCCAGCTGTGCCGTCTGCTGCTCTCAGCTGGAGCCGAGGCTGATGCTGCGGACCAGGACAAGCAACGGCCTCTGCACCTGGCCTGTCGCCGTGGCCACGCCGCCGTCGTGGAGCTGCTGCTTTCCTGCGGCGTCAGCGCCAACGCCATGGACTATGGGGGACACACGGCCCTGCACTGTGCTCTGCAGGGCCCAGCTGCAGCcctggcccagagcccagagcacaCGGTGCGAGCTCTGCTCAACCACGGTGCCGTCCGCGTCTGGCCGGGGGCCCTCCCCAAG GTGCTGGAGCGCTGGTGTGAGTCTCCGAGGACCATTGAGGTCCTGATGAACACCTACAGTACCATGCAGCTTCCCGAGGAGGCCATGGGCCTGGTGCCTCTCGAAACACTGCAG AAGCACCACGGTTTCTATTCCTCCCTTTTCGCCTTGGCAAGACAGCCCAGATCCCTGCAGCATCTCAGCCGCTGTGCGCTCCGTGCTCACCTGGCAGCCCACCTGCCCCACGCCCTGCCCCGCCTTCCCCTGCCATCCCGCCTGCTCCGCTACCTGCAGCTGGATTTTGAGGACGTGCTCTACTAG
- the ASB10 gene encoding ankyrin repeat and SOCS box protein 10 isoform X1 encodes MPGRRSSPPRWGGHLGCLPSAPACRIWESQSCPVWEPTRRSPLLCRDMALQNALYTGDLARLQELFPPHSTADLLLESRAAEPRWSSHQRDSGTGLAPDSVFDTSDPERWRDFRYNIRALRLWSLTYEEELTTPLHVAASRGHTEVLRLLLRRRARPDSAPGGRTALHEACAAGHAACVHVLLVAGADPNIPDQDGKLPLHLCQGAGTLECAELLLRFGAKVDGRSEEEEETPLHVAARLGHVELADLLLRRGACPNARNAEGWTPLLAACDVRCASPANAEATTARCLQLCRLLLSAGAEADAADQDKQRPLHLACRRGHAAVVELLLSCGVSANAMDYGGHTALHCALQGPAAALAQSPEHTVRALLNHGAVRVWPGALPKVLERWCESPRTIEVLMNTYSTMQLPEEAMGLVPLETLQKHHGFYSSLFALARQPRSLQHLSRCALRAHLAAHLPHALPRLPLPSRLLRYLQLDFEDVLY; translated from the exons ATGCCTGGGAGAAGGAGCTCCCCTCCCCGCTGGGGAGGCCACCTGGGGTGCCTTCCTTCGGCCCCAGCCTGCCGGATCTGGGAGTCCCAGTCCTGCCCAGTCTGGGAACCGACCCGGCGGTCGCCACTGCTATGCCGTGACATGGCCTTACAGAACGCCCTGTACACTGGAGACCTGGCGAGGCTGCAGGAGCTGTTTCCCCCACACAGCACAGCCGACCTGCTGCTGGAGTCCCGGGCCGCCGAGCCTCGCTGGAGCAGCCACCAGAGGG ATTCCGGCACTGGCCTGGCCCCGGATTCCGTCTTTGATACCAGCGACCCGGAGCGATGGAGGGATTTCCGCTACAACATCCGCGCTCTGA GACTCTGGTCTCTGACATACGAAGAGGAGCTGACCACACCCCTGCACGTGGCTGCCAGCCGGGGCCACACAGAAGTCCTGCGGCTGCTGCTGAGGCGGCGGGCACGGCCTGACAGTGCCCCCGGGGGCCGCACCGCCCTGCACGAAGCCTGTGCTGCAGGCCACGCCGCCTGCGTCCATGTGCTGCTGGTGGCAGGAGCGGACCCCAACATCCCCGACCAGGATGGAAAGCTCCCCCTGCACCTCTGCCAGGGGGCCGGCACCCTTGA GTGTGCCGAACTGCTCCTGAGGTTTGGGGCCAAAGTGGATGGTCggtctgaggaggaggaagagacccCTTTGCATGTGGCCGCCCGGCTGGGCCACGTGGAGCTGGCAGACCTGCTTCTGAGACGGGGGGCATGCCCTAACGCCCGTAATGCCGAAGGCTGGACCCCGCTGCTGGCTGCCTGCGACGTCCGCTGCGCGTCCCCCGCCAACGCGGAGGCCACCACCGCCCGCTGCCTCCAGCTGTGCCGTCTGCTGCTCTCAGCTGGAGCCGAGGCTGATGCTGCGGACCAGGACAAGCAACGGCCTCTGCACCTGGCCTGTCGCCGTGGCCACGCCGCCGTCGTGGAGCTGCTGCTTTCCTGCGGCGTCAGCGCCAACGCCATGGACTATGGGGGACACACGGCCCTGCACTGTGCTCTGCAGGGCCCAGCTGCAGCcctggcccagagcccagagcacaCGGTGCGAGCTCTGCTCAACCACGGTGCCGTCCGCGTCTGGCCGGGGGCCCTCCCCAAG GTGCTGGAGCGCTGGTGTGAGTCTCCGAGGACCATTGAGGTCCTGATGAACACCTACAGTACCATGCAGCTTCCCGAGGAGGCCATGGGCCTGGTGCCTCTCGAAACACTGCAG AAGCACCACGGTTTCTATTCCTCCCTTTTCGCCTTGGCAAGACAGCCCAGATCCCTGCAGCATCTCAGCCGCTGTGCGCTCCGTGCTCACCTGGCAGCCCACCTGCCCCACGCCCTGCCCCGCCTTCCCCTGCCATCCCGCCTGCTCCGCTACCTGCAGCTGGATTTTGAGGACGTGCTCTACTAG
- the ASB10 gene encoding ankyrin repeat and SOCS box protein 10 isoform X3, with the protein MPGRRSSPPRWGGHLGCLPSAPACRIWESQSCPVWEPTRRSPLLCRDMALQNALYTGDLARLQELFPPHSTADLLLESRAAEPRWSSHQRDSGTGLAPDSVFDTSDPERWRDFRYNIRALRLWSLTYEEELTTPLHVAASRGHTEVLRLLLRRRARPDSAPGGRTALHEACAAGHAACVHVLLVAGADPNIPDQDGKLPLHLCQGAGTLECAELLLRFGAKVDGRSEEEEETPLHVAARLGHVELADLLLRRGACPNARNAEGWTPLLAACDVRCASPANAEATTARCLQLCRLLLSAGAEADAADQDKQRPLHLACRRGHAAVVELLLSCGVSANAMDYGGHTALHCALQGPAAALAQSPEHTVRALLNHGAVRVWPGALPKESSVITAGLSQLSRSHWGLRKPGAGVWFDACSCDYRQVTGTL; encoded by the exons ATGCCTGGGAGAAGGAGCTCCCCTCCCCGCTGGGGAGGCCACCTGGGGTGCCTTCCTTCGGCCCCAGCCTGCCGGATCTGGGAGTCCCAGTCCTGCCCAGTCTGGGAACCGACCCGGCGGTCGCCACTGCTATGCCGTGACATGGCCTTACAGAACGCCCTGTACACTGGAGACCTGGCGAGGCTGCAGGAGCTGTTTCCCCCACACAGCACAGCCGACCTGCTGCTGGAGTCCCGGGCCGCCGAGCCTCGCTGGAGCAGCCACCAGAGGG ATTCCGGCACTGGCCTGGCCCCGGATTCCGTCTTTGATACCAGCGACCCGGAGCGATGGAGGGATTTCCGCTACAACATCCGCGCTCTGA GACTCTGGTCTCTGACATACGAAGAGGAGCTGACCACACCCCTGCACGTGGCTGCCAGCCGGGGCCACACAGAAGTCCTGCGGCTGCTGCTGAGGCGGCGGGCACGGCCTGACAGTGCCCCCGGGGGCCGCACCGCCCTGCACGAAGCCTGTGCTGCAGGCCACGCCGCCTGCGTCCATGTGCTGCTGGTGGCAGGAGCGGACCCCAACATCCCCGACCAGGATGGAAAGCTCCCCCTGCACCTCTGCCAGGGGGCCGGCACCCTTGA GTGTGCCGAACTGCTCCTGAGGTTTGGGGCCAAAGTGGATGGTCggtctgaggaggaggaagagacccCTTTGCATGTGGCCGCCCGGCTGGGCCACGTGGAGCTGGCAGACCTGCTTCTGAGACGGGGGGCATGCCCTAACGCCCGTAATGCCGAAGGCTGGACCCCGCTGCTGGCTGCCTGCGACGTCCGCTGCGCGTCCCCCGCCAACGCGGAGGCCACCACCGCCCGCTGCCTCCAGCTGTGCCGTCTGCTGCTCTCAGCTGGAGCCGAGGCTGATGCTGCGGACCAGGACAAGCAACGGCCTCTGCACCTGGCCTGTCGCCGTGGCCACGCCGCCGTCGTGGAGCTGCTGCTTTCCTGCGGCGTCAGCGCCAACGCCATGGACTATGGGGGACACACGGCCCTGCACTGTGCTCTGCAGGGCCCAGCTGCAGCcctggcccagagcccagagcacaCGGTGCGAGCTCTGCTCAACCACGGTGCCGTCCGCGTCTGGCCGGGGGCCCTCCCCAAG GAGTCGTCTGTGATCACTGCCGGCCTCAGCCAGCTCTCCAGGAGCCACTGGGGGCTCAGGAAACCTGGAGCCGGGGTCTGGTTTGATGCTTGTTCCTGTGACTATAGGCAAGTCACTGGAACGCTTTGA
- the ASB10 gene encoding ankyrin repeat and SOCS box protein 10 isoform X4 has product MPGRRSSPPRWGGHLGCLPSAPACRIWESQSCPVWEPTRRSPLLCRDMALQNALYTGDLARLQELFPPHSTADLLLESRAAEPRWSSHQRDSGTGLAPDSVFDTSDPERWRDFRYNIRALRLWSLTYEEELTTPLHVAASRGHTEVLRLLLRRRARPDSAPGGRTALHEACAAGHAACVHVLLVAGADPNIPDQDGKLPLHLCQGAGTLECAELLLRFGAKVDGRSEEEEETPLHVAARLGHVELADLLLRRGACPNARNAEGWTPLLAACDVRCASPANAEATTARCLQLCRLLLSAGAEADAADQDKQRPLHLACRRGHAAVVELLLSCGVSANAMDYGGHTALHCALQGPAAALAQSPEHTVRALLNHGAVRVWPGALPKVIEKFRKESASVSHNPEQIHAWLRCRLPARSRL; this is encoded by the exons ATGCCTGGGAGAAGGAGCTCCCCTCCCCGCTGGGGAGGCCACCTGGGGTGCCTTCCTTCGGCCCCAGCCTGCCGGATCTGGGAGTCCCAGTCCTGCCCAGTCTGGGAACCGACCCGGCGGTCGCCACTGCTATGCCGTGACATGGCCTTACAGAACGCCCTGTACACTGGAGACCTGGCGAGGCTGCAGGAGCTGTTTCCCCCACACAGCACAGCCGACCTGCTGCTGGAGTCCCGGGCCGCCGAGCCTCGCTGGAGCAGCCACCAGAGGG ATTCCGGCACTGGCCTGGCCCCGGATTCCGTCTTTGATACCAGCGACCCGGAGCGATGGAGGGATTTCCGCTACAACATCCGCGCTCTGA GACTCTGGTCTCTGACATACGAAGAGGAGCTGACCACACCCCTGCACGTGGCTGCCAGCCGGGGCCACACAGAAGTCCTGCGGCTGCTGCTGAGGCGGCGGGCACGGCCTGACAGTGCCCCCGGGGGCCGCACCGCCCTGCACGAAGCCTGTGCTGCAGGCCACGCCGCCTGCGTCCATGTGCTGCTGGTGGCAGGAGCGGACCCCAACATCCCCGACCAGGATGGAAAGCTCCCCCTGCACCTCTGCCAGGGGGCCGGCACCCTTGA GTGTGCCGAACTGCTCCTGAGGTTTGGGGCCAAAGTGGATGGTCggtctgaggaggaggaagagacccCTTTGCATGTGGCCGCCCGGCTGGGCCACGTGGAGCTGGCAGACCTGCTTCTGAGACGGGGGGCATGCCCTAACGCCCGTAATGCCGAAGGCTGGACCCCGCTGCTGGCTGCCTGCGACGTCCGCTGCGCGTCCCCCGCCAACGCGGAGGCCACCACCGCCCGCTGCCTCCAGCTGTGCCGTCTGCTGCTCTCAGCTGGAGCCGAGGCTGATGCTGCGGACCAGGACAAGCAACGGCCTCTGCACCTGGCCTGTCGCCGTGGCCACGCCGCCGTCGTGGAGCTGCTGCTTTCCTGCGGCGTCAGCGCCAACGCCATGGACTATGGGGGACACACGGCCCTGCACTGTGCTCTGCAGGGCCCAGCTGCAGCcctggcccagagcccagagcacaCGGTGCGAGCTCTGCTCAACCACGGTGCCGTCCGCGTCTGGCCGGGGGCCCTCCCCAAG GTGATCGAAAAGTTCAGGAAGGAGTCCGCCTCCGTCTCCCACAATCCGGAGCAGATCCATGCTTGGCTGAGGTGCCGTCTCCCCGCCAGGAGTCGTCTGTGA